One genomic region from Polyangium spumosum encodes:
- a CDS encoding Ig-like domain-containing protein, producing MKTTAFWPWALAPALVLCAGTGCSDAGSTDPGGSAGSSSASSGSGGQGGSGGGAGGAGGGGGAGGVGGEGGEGGASADHAPPVVTLAGPGDGALLRTARLLVSVHAEDAGGLAKVEFTWNGAPATALDVTHGATMFDAAVDARPTRGKNTLVVAAEDLAGHRTEVPLEVTFERRVGAGGSHTGVIVSGKVAAWGRNNLGQLGLGGGDTTSRFEPVLVPGIEEITALDFRQNQSLALRKDGALFVWGTNTDGRLGLGSPEMLDAVHRDVPTQNTSLSGVLAATFGYDHTLVLLEDGTVRAFGDNSSGQLGDGTTEDRHYPVTVAALEDVIQVVGGSKHSLALRRDGTVWAWGRNLYGNLGQGSADGEPHSTPVEVPGLSDVVHLASGRDHVLALRADGTIMAWGLNQSGQVGNGMSGADAEAHSPTAVVGLTDGVAVFADGNYSFAVRADGSAVGWGQNFNGQLGIGGDDTVDRSAPDAPLSIPATLELDPGATHAIGVAPDGAIYTWGWSTNGSLGRPNLLNNWAYPTPGLVTLP from the coding sequence ATGAAAACGACAGCCTTCTGGCCGTGGGCCCTGGCCCCGGCTCTCGTCTTGTGTGCGGGCACGGGTTGCAGCGACGCAGGGTCAACCGACCCCGGGGGGAGCGCAGGCTCGTCCTCCGCGAGCTCCGGCAGCGGTGGCCAAGGTGGTTCGGGTGGAGGGGCCGGCGGCGCGGGTGGCGGCGGCGGCGCGGGTGGCGTCGGCGGCGAGGGCGGCGAGGGCGGCGCATCCGCCGACCATGCCCCGCCCGTCGTGACCCTCGCAGGGCCGGGCGACGGCGCGCTTCTCCGCACGGCTCGTTTGCTCGTCTCCGTGCACGCCGAGGACGCGGGGGGCCTGGCGAAAGTCGAATTCACGTGGAACGGCGCCCCCGCGACGGCGCTCGACGTGACCCATGGCGCCACGATGTTCGATGCAGCCGTCGACGCGCGGCCGACACGCGGGAAAAACACGCTCGTCGTCGCGGCCGAGGACCTCGCCGGCCATCGAACGGAGGTGCCCCTCGAGGTGACGTTCGAACGAAGAGTCGGCGCCGGAGGGTCTCATACGGGCGTTATCGTGTCGGGGAAGGTCGCGGCGTGGGGCCGCAACAACCTCGGGCAGCTCGGCCTCGGCGGGGGCGACACGACGTCGCGCTTCGAGCCCGTGCTCGTGCCCGGCATCGAGGAGATCACCGCCCTCGATTTTCGACAGAATCAATCCCTCGCGCTCCGCAAGGACGGCGCCCTGTTCGTCTGGGGGACCAACACCGACGGCCGGCTCGGCCTGGGCTCGCCGGAGATGCTCGACGCGGTCCATCGCGACGTCCCCACGCAGAACACGAGCCTCTCCGGTGTGCTCGCCGCGACGTTCGGCTACGATCACACGCTCGTCTTGCTCGAGGACGGGACGGTCCGCGCCTTCGGCGACAATAGCTCGGGGCAGCTCGGCGACGGCACGACCGAGGACCGCCATTACCCGGTGACGGTCGCGGCGCTCGAGGACGTCATCCAGGTCGTCGGTGGTTCGAAGCATTCTCTGGCGCTGCGGCGCGATGGCACCGTATGGGCGTGGGGGAGGAACCTGTATGGCAACCTCGGCCAGGGGAGCGCGGATGGGGAGCCGCATTCGACGCCGGTCGAGGTGCCGGGGCTCTCCGACGTCGTGCACCTCGCTTCGGGGCGGGATCACGTGCTCGCGCTGCGCGCGGACGGGACGATCATGGCGTGGGGGCTCAACCAGAGCGGGCAGGTGGGCAATGGGATGAGCGGCGCCGACGCGGAGGCTCATTCACCGACGGCTGTCGTGGGGTTGACCGACGGGGTCGCGGTCTTCGCCGACGGGAACTACAGCTTCGCCGTCCGGGCGGACGGCAGCGCGGTCGGCTGGGGGCAGAACTTCAATGGGCAGCTCGGCATCGGCGGCGACGATACCGTCGATCGAAGCGCGCCGGACGCGCCGCTCTCGATACCCGCGACGCTCGAGCTCGACCCCGGGGCGACACACGCGATTGGCGTGGCGCCGGACGGCGCGATCTACACGTGGGGATGGAGCACGAACGGGAGCCTCGGGCGGCCGAATTTGCTCAACAACTGGGCGTATCCGACGCCGGGGCTCGTGACGCTCCCATGA
- a CDS encoding RCC1 domain-containing protein: protein MRPRAFVVLVLAGCALGACSGDGPSKSNSTAGSSTGSGGSGGMAKGAGGGGASSSGEGGSTTPPAEEATLTLVSPPPGMAFQRRNVDVDVAFTVSGGGATVRLQRGEEIVDERIIDASVTAGTARMRLPLSRGVSPFVVTIVSPSGTAAAEAHLVGGRLVAASLDTMYAVRDGAIVQWGGGAPIPTVRDAPAGIVSVAEGGGSLFALDTEGHVFVATAGQPAFEAVAGLEDIVALAPGGGHGLFLRADGRVFAAGQNGRGQLGVGDTESHAGIVEVVTSAEIVAIAASDDASFAVDVNGLVHAWGSNDEGQLGIGDEDISPHPAPLIVPNLENVVDVAAGRDHVLALTATGGVYAWGLGSSGQIGDGSAGILASRPQPVPIVLPDGAVALDARGNTSYAALASGELLGWGQNSLAQLGVGDTQQRTKPAPCLVGGVRAAAAGLTGAIALDDVGGLQVWGSNTSGQLALPLPPEGPERSSAPVGVPWP, encoded by the coding sequence ATGAGGCCCCGCGCGTTTGTCGTTCTGGTCCTCGCCGGGTGCGCGCTCGGCGCGTGCTCCGGCGACGGGCCGTCGAAATCGAATTCGACGGCCGGGAGCTCGACGGGATCGGGGGGCTCTGGTGGGATGGCCAAAGGCGCAGGAGGAGGCGGCGCGAGCTCGAGCGGTGAAGGAGGCAGCACGACCCCGCCGGCCGAAGAGGCCACCCTCACGCTCGTGAGCCCGCCGCCTGGCATGGCATTTCAGCGCCGTAACGTGGATGTGGACGTCGCGTTCACCGTGTCGGGAGGGGGCGCGACGGTCCGGCTCCAGCGCGGCGAAGAGATCGTCGACGAGCGGATCATCGACGCGTCCGTGACCGCGGGGACGGCGCGGATGCGGCTCCCTCTGTCGCGCGGCGTTTCGCCGTTTGTCGTGACGATCGTTTCGCCCTCGGGGACGGCCGCCGCGGAGGCGCACCTGGTTGGTGGGCGTCTCGTGGCAGCATCCCTCGACACGATGTACGCCGTTCGCGACGGGGCGATCGTGCAATGGGGCGGCGGCGCCCCGATTCCCACCGTGAGGGACGCGCCGGCGGGGATCGTCTCCGTGGCCGAGGGCGGAGGTTCGCTCTTCGCGCTCGATACCGAGGGGCACGTGTTCGTGGCGACCGCGGGACAGCCGGCGTTCGAGGCCGTGGCAGGGCTCGAGGACATCGTGGCCCTCGCGCCCGGCGGAGGGCATGGCTTGTTTCTACGCGCGGACGGTCGCGTCTTCGCCGCGGGGCAGAATGGTCGCGGGCAGCTCGGCGTGGGTGATACCGAGAGCCACGCCGGGATCGTCGAGGTCGTCACCTCGGCCGAAATCGTCGCGATCGCCGCCTCGGACGACGCGTCGTTCGCCGTCGACGTGAACGGCCTCGTCCACGCGTGGGGCTCGAACGACGAGGGCCAGCTCGGGATCGGCGACGAGGACATCTCCCCTCACCCCGCGCCGCTCATCGTGCCGAATCTCGAAAATGTCGTCGACGTGGCCGCCGGGCGGGACCACGTCCTCGCTCTGACCGCCACGGGCGGCGTGTATGCATGGGGGCTCGGCTCGAGCGGGCAGATCGGGGACGGTTCGGCCGGCATCCTGGCTTCCAGGCCGCAGCCCGTTCCCATTGTATTGCCGGATGGAGCGGTCGCGCTCGACGCTCGCGGAAATACGAGTTATGCGGCGCTCGCGAGCGGAGAGCTTCTCGGGTGGGGTCAAAATAGCCTCGCGCAGCTCGGCGTGGGCGACACCCAACAACGCACCAAGCCAGCGCCGTGCCTGGTCGGCGGCGTGCGCGCGGCCGCCGCGGGCCTCACAGGTGCCATTGCCCTGGACGACGTCGGCGGCCTTCAGGTATGGGGCTCGAATACGAGCGGGCAGCTCGCCCTGCCGCTGCCGCCGGAAGGCCCGGAGCGTTCGAGTGCGCCCGTTGGAGTGCCCTGGCCGTGA
- a CDS encoding di-heme oxidoredictase family protein — protein MARWIALLAAIPLGFACSDPHVDASTSGTGGSSSSAGGGSGAGTAGAGGATPASFEPGEERPGGDTTIETRDEKSFLRPAANLSLERLGTFEAGLALFDVAWTVGGEVDRDGLGPTYVGTSCRSCHFRGGRGAPPPPGQPMTSMLVRLSIPSEDGATFVPDPRYGDQLQNKAIPGVSPEGWFSVEYATKAGSYADGTAYELLEPAYPAHDLAFGPLAAGTRISPRVAQPMIGLGLLAAVREEDIEALVDPEDKNGDGIRGRRNHVSVEGAISPGRFGWKANEVDLARQTAGAFLGDIGITSPLRPTDNCPPAQAGCIAAAGTTLDIDAARFDAIVLLSHLVAVPYRPDAADPEVLLGKALFSQARCGACHTPSFVTGPLAGFPEVEGQRIYPYTDLLIHDMGPGLADDRPDHEAGGRDFRTAPLWGVGMTSSVSGHTRLLHDGRARSIEEAILWHGGEAEASREVFRAFSASDRALLLRFVGSL, from the coding sequence ATGGCGCGATGGATTGCCCTCCTCGCAGCGATCCCCCTCGGATTCGCGTGCTCCGACCCGCATGTCGACGCGAGCACGAGCGGGACCGGCGGCTCTTCATCGAGCGCGGGCGGCGGCTCGGGTGCTGGGACGGCCGGCGCGGGCGGAGCCACGCCGGCATCGTTCGAGCCCGGGGAAGAGCGGCCCGGGGGCGACACGACGATCGAGACGCGTGACGAAAAGAGCTTCTTGCGCCCCGCGGCGAATCTATCTCTGGAGCGGCTGGGGACGTTCGAGGCCGGGCTCGCGCTCTTCGACGTCGCCTGGACCGTGGGGGGCGAGGTCGATCGGGACGGACTCGGCCCGACGTACGTCGGGACCTCCTGCCGGAGCTGCCATTTTCGAGGTGGCCGAGGCGCACCGCCGCCCCCCGGTCAGCCGATGACGTCGATGCTCGTGCGGCTGTCGATCCCCTCGGAGGACGGCGCGACGTTCGTCCCCGATCCCCGCTATGGCGATCAGCTCCAGAACAAGGCCATCCCCGGCGTATCACCGGAGGGGTGGTTTTCTGTCGAATATGCCACGAAAGCAGGCTCGTACGCAGATGGCACAGCGTACGAGCTGCTCGAGCCGGCTTACCCTGCGCACGATCTCGCGTTCGGCCCCCTCGCGGCGGGGACCCGTATTTCACCACGGGTCGCGCAGCCGATGATCGGGCTCGGCTTGCTCGCCGCCGTCCGCGAGGAGGACATTGAGGCGCTGGTCGATCCCGAGGATAAAAACGGCGACGGGATTCGCGGACGCAGGAACCATGTCTCCGTCGAGGGAGCGATCTCGCCCGGGCGCTTCGGGTGGAAAGCGAACGAGGTGGATCTCGCGCGCCAAACCGCCGGGGCCTTCCTCGGGGACATCGGCATCACCTCTCCTCTGCGCCCGACCGACAATTGCCCACCCGCGCAGGCGGGCTGCATCGCGGCCGCGGGCACGACGCTGGACATCGACGCGGCTCGCTTCGACGCGATCGTCCTACTTTCTCACCTCGTCGCCGTACCCTATCGCCCGGACGCCGCCGACCCCGAGGTGCTCCTCGGAAAGGCGCTGTTTTCGCAGGCGCGTTGCGGCGCGTGTCATACGCCATCGTTCGTCACCGGCCCACTCGCGGGTTTTCCCGAGGTAGAAGGCCAGCGGATCTACCCGTACACCGATCTCTTGATTCACGACATGGGACCGGGGCTCGCCGACGATCGCCCCGACCACGAGGCGGGAGGTCGCGATTTCCGGACGGCGCCGCTCTGGGGCGTCGGCATGACGAGCTCGGTCTCCGGACACACGCGTCTCCTGCACGACGGGCGCGCCCGGAGCATCGAGGAGGCCATCCTCTGGCACGGAGGCGAGGCCGAAGCCTCGCGCGAGGTATTCCGCGCATTCTCGGCGTCGGACAGGGCTCTGCTGCTTCGTTTCGTGGGTTCCCTCTGA